The following coding sequences lie in one Arachis hypogaea cultivar Tifrunner chromosome 9, arahy.Tifrunner.gnm2.J5K5, whole genome shotgun sequence genomic window:
- the LOC112709162 gene encoding uncharacterized mitochondrial protein AtMg00810-like, whose protein sequence is MSIAMHGFKQCKSDYSLFVFGEGTTATFLLVYVDDIIIVGPDNTMIKRVEDKPSTVFKLKFLGDLKFFLELELAKSSEGIFFSQCKCALSLVGYKLAPSPMDVNSKLRASEGEILADPSTYRKLIGRLMYLIISKLDITFAVTKLAQFMADPRVPQLNAVHHILRYLKAAPSQGILFSTINKFNLSVYADADWKNCLDTRRSTIGYCAFLGDLLISWKNNKQTAVSRSSTKVEYKAVANVA, encoded by the exons ATGTCTATTGCTATG CATGGTTTCAAACAATGCAAGAGTGACTATTCATTGTTTGTCTTCGGTGAAGGAACCACAGCGACATTCCTCTTAGTCTATGTTGATGATATCATCATAGTTGGACCAGATAATACCATGATCAAGAGAGTTGAAGACAAGCCCAGCACAGTTTTTAAGCTTAAGTTTCTTGGGGATCTAAAATTCTTTCTTGAATTAGAGCTTGCAAAATCTAGCGAAGGTATCTTCTTCTCTCAGTGCAAATGTGCATTATCCTTGGTGGGTTACAAGCTTGCTCCTTCTCCAATGGATGTTAATTCTAAACTACGTGCCTCTGAAGGAGAGATATTAGCTGATCCTTCTACTTATCGCAAACTCATAGGAAGGCTAATGTACCTCATAATATCCAAACTAGACATCACATTTGCAGTCACAAAATTAGCTCAATTCATGGCTGATCCTCGTGTGCCCCAACTCAACGCTGTACACCATATCCTTCGCTACCTCAAAGCAGCTCCTAGCCAAGGCATCTTATTCTcaacaataaataaattcaatCTCTCAGTCTATGCTGATGCGGATTGGAAAAATTGTTTAGATACAAGGAGATCAACTATTGGATATTGTGCTTTCCTTGGAGATTTACTGATttcatggaaaaacaacaagcaaaCAGCAGTTTCAAGAAGCTCTACTAAGGTAGAATACAAAGCTGTTGCAAATGTAGCATGA